The Besnoitia besnoiti strain Bb-Ger1 chromosome Unknown contig00014, whole genome shotgun sequence genome contains a region encoding:
- a CDS encoding uncharacterized protein (encoded by transcript BESB_024980) produces the protein MVSPSALAEAARRLRAVQPPLWRPLDEFGEGGAQNTAQARCANGDTAPSQAPDEGCLPRLGMLLEAIPTPAFSLSTQRGVPQCLLPLLLRKDLKQLKVLDVAAGEAQLLLPLYQRWWQTARAAAPPSLACPSAESDASSGAAAGSGDRRCARCRGDGEGQSKTETAEACNASSDAGAASRETCDTAQDAVVTCAQGGEQHKRRRLSSGELTAAAPGCAGGPRPAESYSPSSSCPEAPRLPPVCDLAGFALHLMARDLQSPSGNIFPVSQKAAHGSPRRDGDQPDGLAPEGSTQPGGEKKKRKAAPKLSVGTTAGRQTLDAQGLFSVAVAMQAHMVTAPAEEYAEAGGGAKGDGATGAGSEAPVAQNGLAPGSAPVAGGEGEEVQRALCASKKELRMLENAEEMLRETIDEAARQLARRLEDCCSSCGGALQPPLLVHGAVDAAADARLSPPPLVPYILANLQGGGNVGLRRLAAQRLASSLLASAPASWVSGLSVGGLGLSESLGTRRRLFHASLAAPRLARGELIRFLPLHRGGPLELLHALCCGADFIQGGHAQSHAEEGTAYIFDPHWILDAETPAEDSMAERDAATKDSARAAREDAREAQRLLEEAAARGLSNAFLHIDLKSAAYRDDFRPLMAGCGPVGRCPGKGEGAAKAEDAHAETSESRACRWATVSETRAYIHHLFNTAELMGPVLLLQHNLQCLLALFEVFRVFLKRRKLRVAVMRFLERCCQDANATQTEDAQKN, from the coding sequence ATGGTGAGtccctccgctctcgcggaggcggcgcgccgcctcagagCTGTGCAGCCCCCCCTCTGGCGGCCTCTCGACGAATtcggggagggcggcgcgcagaacACGGCCCAAGCGAGGTGTGCGAACGGAGACactgcgccttcgcaggcgccagaCGAGGgctgtctccctcgtctcggCATGCTGCTCGAGGCGATTCCGACCccggccttctcgctctccacgcAGCGTGGTGTCCCCCAGtgcctcctcccccttctGTTGCGGAAAGACTTGAAGCAACTCAAAGTCCTCGACGTCGCGgccggcgaagcgcagcttcttctcccgcTCTACCAGCGTTGGTGGCAGACTGCGcgggccgctgcgccgccttcgctcgcgtgtccgtctgcggagagcgacgcttcttctggcgcggcagcggggagcggcgaccgccgctgcgcgcgctgtcgcggcgacggagaaggccAGTCGAAGACGGAGACAGCCGAGGCGTGCAACGCCTCTTCCGATGCGGGTGCGGCTTCCAGGGAGACATGCGACaccgcgcaggacgcggtGGTAACATGCGCGCAGGGGGGCGAGCAGCATAAAAGACGGCGACTCTCGAGCGGAGAGCTCACGGCGGCCGCTCCGGGGTGCGCCGGAGGCCCGCGACCCGCCGAGTCCTactctccttcctcgtcttgccctgaggcgccgcgtctgccgccggtCTGCGACCTTGCGGGCTTTGCGCTCCATTTGATGGCTCGAGATCTCCAGAGTCCCAGCGGAAACATCTTCCCAGTCAGCCAGAAGGCCGCGCATGGCTCGCccaggcgcgacggcgatCAGCCCGACGGGCTCGCGCCCGAGGGATCCACGCAGCCtggcggcgagaagaagaagcgaaaggccGCGCCGAAGCTGAGTGTGGGGACAACTGCGGGCCGCCAGACGCTGGACGCGCAGGGCCTCTTCTCCGTGGCTGTCGCGATGCAGGCGCACATGGTcacggcgcctgcggaggagtatgcggaggccggcgggggggcaaagggcgacggcgccacgGGGGCGGGGTCGGAGGCGCCAGTCGCGCAGAATGGACTCGCGCCCGGATCTGCCCCAGTCgcgggcggagagggagaggaggtcCAGCGGGCTTTGTGCGCCTCGAAGAAGGAGCTTCGCATGCTAGAGAACGCCGAGGAGATGCTGAGAGAGACGATCgatgaggcggcgcgccagctcgcgcgacgcctggAGGACTgttgcagcagctgcggaggcgccttgCAGCCTCCTCTCTTGGTTCacggcgccgtcgacgcggcggcggacgcgcgcctctcgccgcccccgcTCGTCCCCTACATCCTCGCGAACCTCCAGGGCGGAGGCAACGTcgggcttcgccgcctcgcggcgcagcgcctcgcctcctcactcctcgcgtcggcgcccgcgtcctgGGTGAGTGGGCTCTCCGTGGGGGGGCTGGGGCTGAGCGAGTCTCTGGggacgcgtcggcgtctATTCCAcgcgtccctcgcggcgccgcggctggcgcgcggcgagctgaTACGCTTCCTGCCGCTGCACCGGGGCGGGCCGCTGGAGCTGCTCCAcgccctctgctgcggcgcggactTCATTCAGGGCGGCCACGCGCAatcgcatgcagaggagggCACGGCGTACATCTTCGACCCCCACTGGATTCTGGATgcagagacgcccgcggaagACTCTATGGcggagcgagacgcggcgacgaaggactcggcgcgagccgcgcgcgaggacgcgcgggaggcgcagagactgcttgaagaggccgcggcgaggggcTTGTCAAATGCCTTTCTCCACATTGACTTGAAGTCGGCCGCGTACCGCGACGACTTCCGGCCACTTATGGCAGGTTGCGGCCCCGTGGGGCGCTGCCCAGGGAAGGGAGAGGgtgccgcgaaggcggaagacgcgcatgcagagacctCGGAATCGAGGGCCTGCAGGTGGGCGACCgtgagcgagacgcgagcgtACATACACCATCTGTTCAACACGGCGGAGCTGATGGGGCCGGttttgctgctgcagcacaaTCTGcagtgtctcctcgcgctctttgAAGTGTTTCGTGTCTTTTTGAAGCGACGAAAACTCCGCGTCGCGGTGATGCGCTTCCTCGAGCGCTGTTGCCAAGACGCGAACGCCACGCAGAccgaagacgcgcagaaaaaCTGA
- a CDS encoding RNA polymerase Rpb7, N-terminal domain-containing protein (encoded by transcript BESB_024960), which translates to MFVISLLQDAVSVLPEDQLKNQEEVLRRAIEEKYLNKVVADCGLAVALYELRRIQSATIRSGDGSARYKVDFALVFFRPFQGEILEGVLTHSDSHGLRLSLGFFDDVFIPASALREPRGFNAVSSRWCWNFEGHELEYAPLQHAIRFRVQEIRFDGGSVDGQSAGASELLVGGDRADARSAPMVVLGAVDEDGLGMKVWWQ; encoded by the exons atgTTTGTCATCTCACTCCTGCAGGACGCCGTTTCTGTCCTTCCTGAAGACCAACTGAAAAATCAGGAAGAAGTTTTGAGGCGGGCCATCGAGGAGAAGTACCTCAACAAG GTCGTCGCGGACTGCGGACTGGCTGTCGCCTTATACGAACTCCGGCGCATTCAGAGCGCGACGATTCGATCcggagacggcagcgcaCGGTACAAAGTCGATTTcgcgctcgtcttcttccgccctTTCCAGGGGGAGATCCTCGAGGGCGTCCTCACGCACTCCGACAGCCACGGCCTGAGAC TCTCCCTCGGCTTTTTCGATGACGTCTTCATcccggcctctgcgctgcgagagccgcgcggcttcaacgcagtctcctcgcgctggtGCTGGAACTTCGAGGGTCATGAACTCGAGtacgcgccgctgcagcacgccATTCGCTTCCGCGTCCAAGAAATCCGAttcgacggcggcagcgtcgaCGGCCAAA GTGCAGGCGCGTCTGAGCTCCTCGTGGGCGGTGACCGCGCGGACGCTCGTTCCGCTCCGATGGTGGTTTTG gGCGCGGTCGATGAAGACGGGCTCGGGATGAAGGTCTGGTGGCAGTAA
- a CDS encoding DNA-directed RNA polymerase III RPC8 (encoded by transcript BESB_024970), producing MLSRALHPASFMLPQVSISTVSSAASLRAGAALLPSPSPCALLFAPHGAAARAGKSSPPFASARRPVPPPFCSEPPCSASPLVAAHGLKAVVDASPEAHGAETFRLRCGRPAGAPNAQGGQPEMAAARAREANRRGAAGRSRPFLPFGEGGDVDRQKGPLSHGSYAEGFGVVEAADRQSIRLAQHCCCALSLPLSNLLTGDVAEARRRRLARPLRRAFSSSRAASAPPASVSGGTCAAASAPPGSSAALSSSDSPCRASPSPVDKEATFAPVAVPFSRVPGLEVPAPPHVEIRRVVVLDKLTRYELELEQRLGVLRERFLTHGGDTAPAEPAPEAPAYPSQQPGRRASAESGISTCASVCETLPAFGTSRASSAAASPSSALASPSPSFASPSPSFASSSPSFASSVASAPVSSASAFAASSFAAPAAAAAPAESIGPDHERLPAHMRLVEQELRMQLPQAYATHLDHTRNVQELVRQLQEDWGVHTTLIKARSFGKTLENGRRAILKKNASAAFPPDAVIAAGGDGTLLEAASFLAALEETQGPRGGDGFGGQTLNEEVEEAKERDSEGEDCANAGPAGRPAGAPAKGQKPAFSPDGIWLLGFNTDPVRSEGRLCLAYRPPMFRPRSDNALCAQAKNVGAAEDREERTTMIVDEASTTDVEATHAALATDTPSADSRPRASQQDRRHFRATDTECVSPVLSSEDGQRCFQIPTFHPHFLTPRRPSCALPPPPPQAAASASSASLAREGEEASATPSGDGVAGDESEKLRSSRAYVQGVLRYVMDGRSVAICRQRIRLELEYPRSQEEQILQRVEQQRREHIGLMSLLPLERVSAAPPPCAPAAHLKASPSEPCLRGRAFRRGRALADDAAHAGLEPDSEETGVWGAEAGERPPRDAIVRRVLGVSALNDVFVGECDSSRTCYAQVKIDQGEPTRYKSSGFLVATGTGSSAWSFNMSKVRTEQIKAVVDELHRSLALPVDLADAVDWEALRERVNRQLLFHPSMPVMRYFVREPIENSIFTCRGSAGVAHRVEIHVLSPDAMVAIDGLLSFPLPVGVKLVLHISPCDALWTVK from the exons atgctctcgcgcgcgctccatCCCGCTTCGTTTATGCTTCCTCAAGTCTCCATTTCTACTGTGTCTAGCGCCGCGTCtttgcgcgccggcgccgccttgctgccgtctccttcgccctgcgcgctgcTCTTCGCACCGCACGGTGCGGCGGCACGGGCTGGCAAATCTTCTCcgcccttcgcgtctgcgcggcgtcctgTTCCGCCCCCATTTTGCTCTGAGCCTCCGTGCTCGGCCTCTCCTCTGGTCGCCGCCCACGGTCTGAAAGCGGTCGTAGATGCCTCGCCGGAGGCGCACGGGGCCGAGACCTTCCGACTGCGCTGTGGCAGGCCCGCCGGGGCTCCAaacgcgcagggcggccaACCGGAGATGGCGGCTGCTCGGGCCCGGGAGGCCAAccggcgcggagcggcggGGCGCTCCCGCCCCTTCTTGCCTTTTGGCGAGGGGGGAGATGTCGATCGCCAGAAGGGTCCGCTCAGCCACGGCAGCTACGCCGAGGGGTTTGGCGTAGTGGAAGCCGCGGACCGGCAAAGTATCAGATTGGCGCAGcactgctgctgcgctctcAGCCTTCCGCTGTCGAACCTGCTCACGGGcgacgtcgcggaggcgcggaggaggaggctcgCCAGGCCTTTGCggcgcgcgttttcttcctcgcgagcggcctccgccccgccggcctccgTGTCTGGAGGgacgtgcgccgccgcctctgcgcctcccggttcgtctgcggctcttTCGAGCTCGGATTCGCCCTGCagggcgtctccctcgccagTCGATAAGGAGGCCACGTTCGCCCCCGTGGCGGTCCCTTTCTCCCGGGTGCCGGGGCTCGAggtgcctgcgccgccgcacgtcgagattcgccgcgtcgtcgtcctcgacaAACTGACGCGGTACGAACTGGAGCTTGAGCAGCGCTTGGGAGTTCTGCGTGAGCGGTTTTTAACTCACGGAGGAGAcaccgcgccggcggagcccgcgccggaggcgccagCGTATCCCTCTCAGCAACCGGGTcgtcgcgcgagcgccgagagcggcaTCTCGACCTGTGCAAGCGTCTGCGAGACGCTTCCCGCCTTCGGGACGTCCCGCGCTTCGTCggcagccgcctcgccctcctctgcattagcctcgccgtcgccgtccttcgcctcgccgtcgccgtctttcgcctcgtcgtcgccgtccttcgcctcgtctgtcgcctcggcgcctgtctcctcggcgtcagccttcgcggcgtctagcttcgcggcgcccgcggccgcggctgcgcctgcggagtcGATCGGCCCCGACCACGAGCGGTTGCCGGCGCACATGCGCTTGGTGGAGCAAGAgctccgcatgcagctgccgcaggcctACGCGACGCATTTGGACCACACGCGAAACGTTCAGGAGCTggtgcggcagctgcaggaggacTGGGGCGTGCACACAACGCTGATCAAGGCACGGAGCTTCGGCAAGACGCTGGAGaacggccggcgcgcgatcCTCAAGAAAAAcgcttccgcggccttcccGCCCGACGCGGTCatcgctgccggcggagacggcacGTTGCTCGAGgctgcctccttcctcgccgcacTCGAGGAGACCCAAGGCCCCCGGGGGGGCGACGGCTTCGGCGGACAGACGCTGAACGAAGAGGTAGAGGAGGCCAAagagcgagacagcgagggcgaggactGCGCCAACGCCGGGCCCGCCGGCAGGCCCGCGGGGGCCCCCGCAAAGGGCCAGAAGCCCGCATTCTCCCCCGACGGGATCTGGCTTCTCGGATTCAACACCGACCCTGTGCGATCCGAAGGACGACTCTGTCTCGCGTATCGGCCGCCAATGTTTCGGCCGCGCTCAGATAacgccctctgcgcgcaagcgaagaatgtgggcgcggcggaagaccgCGAGGAGCGCACGACGATGATCGTGGACGAGGCGTCCACTACCGACGTGGAAGCGACAcatgcggcgctcgccaCAGACACCCCTTCGGCAGATTCGCGGCCCCGGGCGTCGCAGCAGGACCGGCGGCACTTCCGGGCCACAGACACCGAGTGCGTGTCGCCAGTGCTGTCGTCCGAGGACGGCCAACGCTGCTTTCAAATACCGACGTTTCATCCGCACTTCCTCACGCCGAGACGACCGAGTTGCGCattgcctcctccgccccctcaggccgccgcgtctgcgtccagCGCTTCactggcgcgcgagggcgaagaggcgtcTGCCACGCCGAGCGGGGACGGCGTCGCGGGAGACGAGTCGGAGAAGCTGCGCTCCAGTCGAGCCTACGTTCAGGGCGTGCTGCGGTATGTGATGGACGGCCGCAGCGTGGCGATCTGCAGGCAGCGCATTCGCCTCGAACTCGAGTACCCGCGCAGCCAGGAAGAGCAAAttctgcagcgcgtggagcagcagcgccgcgaacaCATCGGGCTGATGTCTCTGCTGCCCCTGgagcgcgtctccgcggccccgccgccctgcgccccGGCCGCGCACCTgaaggcctcgccctcggaGCCCTGTCTTCGCGGTCGTgctttccgccgcggccgcgccctcgccgacgacgcggcgcatgcgggcCTCGAGcccgacagcgaggagaccggcGTGTGGGGGgccgaggccggcgagaggccgccgcgggacGCAATCGTGCGGCGCGTGCTGGGCGTGAGCGCGCTAAACGACGTCTTCGTGGGCGAGTGCGACAGCTCGCGCACCTGTTACGCGCAGGTGAAAATCGACCAGGGCGAGCCCACAAGATATAAAAGCTCaggcttcctcgtcgcgaCAG GCACCGGCTCCAGTGCTTGGTCGTTCAACATGAGCAAAGTGCGGACTGAGCAAATCAAAGCTGTCGTGGATGAGCTGCATCGCTCACTCGCCCTGCCCGTCGACTTGG cagacgcagtgGACtgggaggcgctgcgggagCGGGTCAACCGCCAGTTGCTCTTCCACCCTTCCATGCCGGTCATGCGCTACTTCGTGCGAGAGCCGATCGAAAACAG CATCTTCACCTGCAGGGGCTCTGCTGGCGTGGCGCACCGAGTTGAGATCCATGTGCTCTCTCCGGACGCGATGGTCGCCATCGACGGCCTGCTGTCCTTTCCGCTGCCGGTCGGCGTCAAGCTCGTGCTTCACATCAGCCCCTGCGACGCGCTGTGGACTGTCAAGTAG
- a CDS encoding uncharacterized protein (encoded by transcript BESB_024990), with protein MGNAADRPSRAEYGQATPGRRGWGGSPAGAEGEKAPSAPPAGGAGSGRLGDPVGSGPAGGGPRGAKGKRKSSSHKGKGHALIEVPRGIFSLLVNILMYALQQFMLLYVIISKTRSWLGLLFLIWDIPLLLYMCYSIKADTTADSCTSSRRCAVQWMTYTITVAVKMAAVAFVPSAYSDSSVALLNYTKNAVEAFGEMEAATQARHPPIAYFEEDMSVRTAGLANLVFSNNPHFVSQLVQVGESADNFLVYVGICLLPVIYVVFTARAKEAMYPTINQLVSVEGLLHADLGVALTLDMLDIVVMFRDSFSRYSNARWWGGDPVMKWICFAMVILTIVGVICLGFAFPTRSIDSRAITSLSQTDMFVSAKYAFLVGLFIVDIPFLALRIYWIVATDTISFFMFKNVYSLLTRPLRLNQCRLAEREKAKGTQKTFYDQDVLPEYREEEESEEAEEEEEETDDELQEEDEAMVPTCLPPGPSALGGSVSGPVPTSPALAQSPYYDPLYGNAPGQAPPHMGLPYGRGGPGPGAGGSLSGPGMPPHAGGSGGGEPGSEPPARTFAARRATTGPAGLEAEVLLSPKARAWREA; from the exons ATGGGGAACGCCGCAGATCGGCCCTCGCGGGCTGAGTACGGGCAGGCGACACCGGGCCGGCGCGGGTGGGGCGGGTCGCCCGCGGgtgcggagggcgagaaggctCCATCTGCGCCCCCCGCCGGCGGTGCAGGCTCCGGCAGGCTCGGAGACCCTGTGGGCTCAgggcccgccggcggcgggccgcgAGGGGCGAAGGGCAAGCGGAAGTCGAGCTCGCACAAGGGCAAGGGACACGCGCTCATTGAAGTGCCGCGCGGGatcttttctctcctcgtcaACATTCTCATGTATGCGCTTCAGCAGTTCATGCTTCTCTACGTCATCATCTCTAAGACGCGCTCTTGGctcggcctcctcttccttaTCTGGGATATTCCGCTAC TCTTGTATATGTGCTACTCCATCAAGGCGGACACGACGGCGGACTCGTGTACgagttcgcggcgctgcgcagtcCAGTGGATGACTTACACCATCACGGTCGCCGTGAAGatggcggccgtcgccttcgtgccCAGTGCGTACTCGGACTCGAGCGTGGCGCTGCTCAACTACACCAAAAACGCTGTAGAGGCCTTTGGGGAGATGGAggccgccacgcaggcgcgccacCCGCCCATCGCCTACTTCGAGGAGGACATGAGCGTCAGAACTGCCGGCCTCGCGAACCTTGTCTTCAGCAACAACCCGCACTTCGTCAGTCAGCTAGTCCAGGTCGGCGAGAGTGCAG ACAACTTCCTTGTTTACGTCGGGATCTGCCTTCTGCCGGTCATCTACGTGGTATTcacggcgcgggcgaaggaggcgatgTACCCGACGATCAACCAGCTCGTCTCCGTGGAGGGCCTCCTCCACGCAGACCTGGGAGTTGCGTTGACCTTGGACATGCTTGATATCGTGGTCATGTTCAGAGACTCATTTA GCCGGTACAGCAACGCGCGCTGGTGGGGGGGCGATCCAGTCATGAAGTGGATTTGCTTCGCCATGGTGATTCTCACGATCGTCGGCGTCATTTGTCTGGGGTTTGCCTTCCCGACGCGCTCGATCGACAGCCGGGCGATCacgtcgctctcgcagacGGACATGTTTGTCTCGGCCAAGTACGCCTTTCTCGTCGGGTTGTTCATCGTGGATATACCCTTTTTGGCGCTGCGGATTTACTGGATCGTCGCGACGGACACCATCTCGTTCTTCATGTTCAAAAACGTCTACTCGCTGCTCACGCGGCCGCTTCGGCTGAATCAGTGCCGactcgcagagcgcgagaaaGCCAAGGGCACGCAGAAAACCTTCTACGACCAGGACGTGCTGCCTGAGTatcgcgaagaagaggagagcgaggaagcggaagaagaggaagaagagacggacGACGAActgcaggaagaagacgaagcgatGGTGCCCACGTGTCTCCCGCCGGGGCCCTCAGCCCTCGGGGGCTCTGTCTCGGGGCCTGTGCCCACCAGTCCAGCGCTCGCGCAGTCTCCCTACTACGACCCGCTCTACGGCAACGCTCCTGGCCAGGCCCCGCCCCACATGGGCCTTCCCtacgggcgaggaggccccGGGCCGGGGGCCGGCGGGTCACTGAGCGGGCCAGGCATGCCCCCCCATGCCGGggggagcggggggggggagccgGGCTCGGAACCGCCAGCGCGtaccttcgccgcgcgccgagctACGACGGGCCCGGCTGGACTGGAGGCGGAAGTTCTCCTTTCcccgaaggcgcgggcgtgGCGAGAGGCCTAA
- a CDS encoding uncharacterized protein (encoded by transcript BESB_024950) yields MEPSTHADCAPLSGERAPSAFWPSLAGCPGDVFSLAASAFPRDDARRRALEGEKDADSRAQTHGKARAGGDRHEAPGAELQAEEQGEGLSARDTSGEKEERRSTGGTGPPRMTTAAKRLLVDDETLDSILNDTEKLENLKKRGEELQNEHWAYVTAHEELRAVMNDFAAAVLISMPDDIYAFARDYFSAFA; encoded by the exons ATGGAGCCCTCGACGCATGCCGATtgcgcgcctctgtcggGCGAACGAGCGCCCTCTGCCTTCTGGCCGTCTCTCGCGGGATGTCCCGGAGatgtcttctccctcgcagcGTCGGCTTTtccgcgcgacgacgcgcggagacgtgCCCTGGAAGGCGAAAAAGACGCCGACAGTCGCGCGCAAACACACGGCAAGGCGCGagccggaggagacagacacgAAGCGCCGGGAGCCGAACTGCAGGCAGAAGAGCAAGGAGAAGGGCTCTCAGCTCGCGACACCTctggagaaaaagaagaaagacggtCAACCGGAGGCACAGGCCCGCCTCGCATGACGACGGCAGCCAAGCGCCTGCTGGTTGACGACGAAACCCTGGACAGCATTCTGAACGACACAGAGAAACTTGAAAACCTGAAAAAACGAGGT GAGGAACTGCAAAATGAGCACTGGGCCTACGTGACGGCGCATgaagagctgcgcgcggtGATGAACGACTTCGCAGCTGCCGTGTTGATCAGCATGCCG GACGACATCTACGCCTTCGCGAGAGACTACTTCTCGGCGTTCGCGTAG